In the genome of Nerophis lumbriciformis linkage group LG32, RoL_Nlum_v2.1, whole genome shotgun sequence, one region contains:
- the sec14l7 gene encoding SEC14-like protein 2, which yields MSGRVGDLSLKQGDALAQFRVRIQDILPDLPAEHNHYLLRWLRARSFNVAKAEAMIRKHIDFRRKMKVDTIISDWTPPEVIQKYVSGGMCGYDKEGSPIWYDVIGPLDPKGLLMSATKQDFMRTKIRNIEILQRECRRQSSKLSKNVESITIVYDCEGLGLKHMWKPAIETYGEILTMFEENYPEGLKKVFLIKAPILFPMAYNLIKHFLCEETRRKLAVLGGNWQEELRKHVDAEQLPVAYGGTRTDPDGDPRCRTMINHGGTVPRSYYVRDSVQVRYNTSVTISRGAVLQLDYDIGAPCSLLRWQFSSDGADIGFGVYKRTADGGEQKLAAMLEVVPCERYNAHLVPEDNAITCPEPGVYVLCFDNSYSIIQSKTVSYTVEVLPPAL from the exons ATGAGCGGACGTGTCGGAGATTTGAGCCTCAAGCAAGGGGATGCTTTAGCCCAG TTTCGGGTCAGAATCCAGGACATCCTTCCAGACCTTCCGGCTGAGCACAACCACTACTTGTTACGCTGGCTCCGAG CGAGAAGCTTCAATGTTGCCAAAGCTGAAGCCATGATCCGGAAG CACATTGACTTCAGGAGGAAAATGAAGGTGGACACTATCATCTCCGACTGGACGCCGCCTGAG GTGATCCAGAAGTACGTGTCCGGCGGCATGTGCGGCTACGACAAGGAGGGAAGTCCGATCTGGTACGACGTGATTGGCCCGCTGGACCCCAAAGGTCTCCTGATGTCGGCCACCAAGCAGGACTTCATGAGGACCAAGATCCGGAACATCGAGATCCTGCAGAGGGAGTGTCGGCGCCAATCTAGCAAG TTGAGCAAGAACGTGGAGTCCATCACCATCGTCTACGACTGCGAGGGGCTCGGCCTCAAGCACATGTGGAAGCCCGCCATCGAGACCTACGGCGAG ATTCTCACCATGTTTGAGGAGAACTACCCGGAGGGGCTCAAGAAGGTCTTTCTCATCAAAG CTCCCATACTGTTTCCGATGGCGTACAACCTGATCAAGCACTTCCTGTGCGAGGAGACGAGACGCAAACTCGCCGTTCTCGGAG GTAACTGGCAGGAAGAGCTGCGTAAACACGTAGACGCCGAGCAGCTCCCGGTGGCGTACGGCGGAACCCGGACTGACCCGGACGGAGACCCTCGCTGCAGAACCATG ATCAACCACGGCGGCACTGTGCCGAGGTCGTACTACGTGCGGGACTCCGTCCAGGTCCGGTACAACACGAGCGTCACCATCAGCCGCGGCGCCGTCCTACAGCTGGACTATGACATCGGCGCCCCCTGCAGCCTGCTGAG GTGGCAGTTCTCCAGCGACGGCGCCGACATCGGATTTGGTGTCTATAAACGCACGGCGGACGGCGGCGAGCAGAAGTTGGCGGCCATGTTGGAGGTTGTTCCCTGCGAACGCTACAACGCTCACCTGGTGCCCGAGGACAACGCCATCACCTGCCCCGAACCTGGAGTGT ATGTGTTGTGTTTCGACAACAGCTACAGCATCATCCAGTCCAAGACGGTCAGCTACACGGTGGAGGTGCTCCCTCCCGCGCTCTGA